The Zalophus californianus isolate mZalCal1 chromosome X, mZalCal1.pri.v2, whole genome shotgun sequence genome window below encodes:
- the LOC113930329 gene encoding histidine triad nucleotide-binding protein 1 gives MADEIAKAQAARPGGDTIFGKIIRKEIPAKIIFEDDQCLAFHDISPQAPTHFLVVPKKPISQISVAEDDDERLLGHLMIVGKKCAADLGLKKGYRMVVNEGSDGGQSVYHVHLHVLGGRQMNWPPG, from the coding sequence ATGGCAGATGAGATCGCCAAAGCACAGGCCGCACGGCCTGGTGGCGACACGATCTTCGGGAAGATCATTCGCAAGGAAATCCCAGCCAAAATCATTTTTGAGGACGACCAGTGTCTTGCTTTCCATGACATTTCCCCTCAAGCACCAACTCATTTTCTGGTGGTACCCAAGAAACCTATATCTCAGATTTCTGTAGCAGAAGATGATGATGAACGTCTTCTTGGACATTTAATGATTGTTGGCAAGAAATGTGCTGCTGATCTGGGCCTGAAGAAGGGTTATCGAATGGTGGTGAATGAAGGTTCAGATGGGGGACAGTCTGTCTATCATGTTCATCTCCATGTTCTTGGAGGTCGGCAGATGAATTGGCCTCCTGGTTAA